A stretch of the Bacteroidota bacterium genome encodes the following:
- the tsaB gene encoding tRNA (adenosine(37)-N6)-threonylcarbamoyltransferase complex dimerization subunit type 1 TsaB: MRILHIETATGVCSAALSDGEKLLAERTVNEANVHAERLTVFCEEIMQEAGLAFSQLDAVCVSKGPGSYTGLRIGVSAAKGFCYALNIPLLAVNTLEALAHGMQAGAAPGTLLCPMLDARRMEVYHAIYNYDLQEVQPTAPLVVDAGSFTAVLEKQTVLFAGDGMPKCRPLLEPFANAQFSNVLPAARHLIAPALKKLAAGEVEDIAWFEPFYLKTFQPGPVRSGGGGAQVV, encoded by the coding sequence ATGCGCATTCTCCACATAGAAACCGCCACCGGCGTATGCTCCGCAGCCCTTTCTGATGGCGAAAAGCTGCTGGCCGAACGTACGGTGAACGAAGCGAACGTGCATGCCGAGCGGCTTACTGTATTTTGCGAAGAAATTATGCAGGAAGCCGGTCTTGCTTTTTCACAACTGGATGCGGTGTGTGTGAGCAAGGGGCCTGGTTCGTACACCGGGTTGCGCATTGGCGTATCAGCCGCAAAAGGTTTTTGTTATGCACTAAACATTCCGCTGCTGGCGGTGAATACGCTTGAAGCACTGGCGCATGGCATGCAGGCCGGGGCTGCGCCGGGCACCTTGCTTTGTCCGATGCTGGATGCGCGGCGTATGGAAGTATATCATGCCATTTACAACTACGATTTACAGGAAGTGCAGCCCACGGCGCCGCTGGTGGTGGATGCCGGCAGTTTTACGGCTGTGCTGGAAAAGCAAACCGTACTTTTTGCCGGTGATGGTATGCCCAAATGCAGGCCGCTGCTGGAGCCGTTTGCCAATGCACAATTCAGCAATGTGCTGCCTGCTGCCCGGCATTTGATTGCCCCCGCACTGAAAAAGCTGGCGGCAGGCGAGGTGGAAGATATTGCGTGGTTTGAGCCTTTTTACCTGAAAACGTTCCAGCCCGGGCCGGTGCGTTCGGGGGGCGGGGGTGCGCAGGTTGTTTGA